A portion of the Algisphaera agarilytica genome contains these proteins:
- a CDS encoding DIP1984 family protein, translating to MKLAEALMLRSDQEKKIASLRERIAANAVVQEGETPH from the coding sequence ATGAAACTTGCAGAAGCTCTGATGTTGCGTTCGGACCAGGAAAAGAAGATCGCCTCGCTGCGCGAACGGATCGCCGCCAACGCGGTGGTGCAGGAAGGCGAGACCCCGCACTAA
- a CDS encoding DIP1984 family protein, whose protein sequence is MIKEAVGVLKENEKLIAQINTANLANTLPDGRTITEAIAARDRLTQHHALLHTAISGSQREPDRYSMSEIKWIATLEVGKLQKQADDLSKKIRELNAMIQQTNWNVEL, encoded by the coding sequence CTGATCAAGGAAGCGGTCGGCGTGCTCAAGGAAAACGAAAAACTGATTGCGCAGATCAACACCGCCAACCTCGCCAACACCCTGCCCGACGGCCGGACCATTACCGAAGCGATCGCGGCGCGCGATCGGCTGACGCAGCACCACGCGTTGCTGCATACCGCCATCTCGGGAAGCCAGCGTGAGCCCGACCGCTACAGCATGAGCGAGATCAAGTGGATCGCGACGCTCGAGGTCGGCAAGCTGCAGAAGCAGGCCGACGACCTGTCGAAGAAGATCCGTGAACTGAACGCGATGATCCAGCAGACCAACTGGAACGTCGAACTGTAA
- a CDS encoding pirin family protein, with amino-acid sequence MNTTPTTELRPADERGTSNLGWLDSKHSFSFGGYHDPRRMGYHGLRVLNDDRVAPGMGFDTHPHRDMEILTWVLDGELAHKDSMGHASSLGAGGVQLMSAGTGVTHSEFNGRSDAPVHFLQVWIIPRERGTKPRYQEAIPDAATRDGQFAALATPDGRDGSLVIGAEAEVYVGDFADGQSTTLSIPDGRVEYVHVATGSVTVNGEPAQAGDAITSDGDATIEIAGVNPKSQVLAFVLPA; translated from the coding sequence ATGAACACCACCCCCACCACCGAACTCCGCCCCGCCGACGAGCGCGGCACCTCGAACCTGGGCTGGCTCGACTCGAAGCACAGCTTTTCCTTCGGCGGGTACCACGACCCACGCCGGATGGGCTACCACGGCCTGCGCGTGCTCAACGACGACCGCGTCGCCCCGGGCATGGGCTTCGATACCCACCCCCACCGCGACATGGAGATCCTCACCTGGGTGCTGGATGGCGAACTGGCCCACAAGGACTCGATGGGCCACGCCAGCAGCCTCGGGGCCGGCGGCGTGCAACTTATGTCCGCAGGCACCGGCGTGACCCACAGCGAATTCAACGGCCGCAGCGATGCGCCCGTGCACTTCCTGCAGGTCTGGATCATACCGCGCGAGCGCGGCACCAAGCCGCGCTACCAGGAAGCCATCCCCGACGCCGCGACCCGCGACGGACAGTTCGCCGCGCTCGCCACCCCCGATGGCCGTGACGGCTCGCTGGTGATCGGCGCGGAGGCCGAGGTGTACGTCGGCGATTTCGCAGATGGCCAATCCACAACGCTGTCGATCCCCGATGGCCGAGTGGAATACGTTCACGTCGCCACGGGCAGCGTGACGGTCAACGGCGAACCCGCCCAAGCAGGCGATGCGATCACCTCGGACGGCGACGCCACGATCGAGATCGCGGGCGTGAACCCCAAGAGTCAGGTGCTGGCCTTCGTATTGCCGGCGTGA
- a CDS encoding N-acetyltransferase: MIRRATITDVPAMGRIINDAAEFGLMLPKSTAALYENVRQFHVVEDDDAGSPTHGEVVGVCGLSIIWANLAEVVSLAVSPSQRGKGLGKRLVEACLDEAKQLGIKRVMSLTYEQKFFERLGFSVVDRQNLPLKVWADCVRCPKHDACDEIAMIRVFDDVPEPEGAPATPSTAQGARFEVPVVITTTAVGKDGKPLIGD, from the coding sequence ATGATCCGACGCGCGACGATCACCGATGTCCCGGCGATGGGGCGAATCATCAATGACGCGGCTGAGTTTGGGCTGATGCTGCCCAAATCGACCGCGGCGTTGTATGAGAACGTGCGCCAGTTCCATGTGGTCGAGGATGACGACGCGGGCTCGCCGACGCACGGCGAGGTGGTTGGGGTGTGTGGGCTCTCCATCATCTGGGCGAACCTCGCAGAGGTGGTGTCGCTGGCGGTGTCGCCCTCGCAGCGGGGCAAGGGGCTGGGCAAGCGGCTGGTCGAGGCGTGTCTGGATGAAGCGAAGCAGCTCGGGATCAAGCGGGTGATGTCGCTGACCTACGAGCAGAAGTTTTTCGAGCGGCTGGGTTTTTCGGTGGTGGACCGGCAGAACCTGCCACTGAAAGTCTGGGCGGACTGCGTGCGGTGCCCGAAGCACGACGCGTGCGACGAGATCGCGATGATCCGGGTGTTTGATGATGTGCCCGAGCCCGAGGGTGCCCCCGCGACGCCGAGCACGGCCCAGGGGGCGCGGTTCGAGGTGCCGGTGGTGATCACGACCACGGCGGTGGGGAAAGACGGCAAGCCACTCATCGGGGACTGA